In Allorhizobium pseudoryzae, the genomic window ATCGAGCGTTCGGAACGCGCCGCGGAGGCGGAAGCCTCGCTGAAGGCACTTCTTGCGACACCGGTCGCAGCTTGAGGCCGCCTCTCTCCAAGCTTGCGGAAAAGCGACAGTTTTTTGACGCAAGCGTGCTTGACTTTGGTCTGAGCATCACTCTATAAGCCCCCCATCGCGCCGGACGGAGACGCTTTTTGAAAGCGGACCGAAGCGCGGTGTGGCGGGGTAGCTCAGGTGGTTAGAGCGTGGGATTCATAACCCCAAGGTCGGCGGTTCAAGTCCGCCCCCCGCTACCACTCCAGTCTTCTGCTTGAAAAGTTTGGCAGGTCGACAAGGCGCACGGGTTTCCGGAGCGCCTTTTTTCATGCGCGCCATCGGCAGGTGTCAAAGGAGAGCCCTGTCGAGGAGGTGCGAGAGCGGGCCTTTGCCCGCTCCTGCCGGTCTTGGGATCAGATGGTCAGCGAGCGCAGCTTGAGGGCTGCTGCCACGCGCTGGAGACGGCTGGGATCGAGATCCGCTCCGGTCTCGATCACTTCCAGTTCCTGCACGGTCAATCCGCAGGCAATGGCGAGATCCTCCAGGCTATAGCCGGCGGTGCGTCGTGCATCTGCAATGGTCGAGGCAATGGAAACGGAGTTCTTTGTATCGAAATCAGTCTGAGAGATGGTCATGGATCACTCCTTTGGGTGTGCCGACCGAAGTCGGAAAATGAAGCATCAGCAGCAAAGGATGTTGCGGTGCTGATAAACGCATGCCGCAGCGCACCATAGATAGGCCTGAATTTTGAAGAGTCAAAGAGCAATCGCCCCACGCTGCCTCCGCGGCGCCATTTTGTTGCCCTGAGACGCGTTTTTTGGTCCTGTTGCGTACCATTTGATGTCGGATAAGTCGTCGCGCCCGTTCTGATTGCGCATTTCGACCGCCTCAAGGATCGGAGAAAGTCATGCTCAGGTCCGGCAAAGCCGTGGCAAAGCATTTCCCCCGTTGATCTTGACGGACGTGGCAAGTCAGACGACACTCTTTCGTGTACAGGATGTCCATCAAACTGGGAGTTGCGACTATGATTGGTGGTTTGACTCTGTTTGGTTTCGATCTCTTCGGTCTGTCGGAACGATCAATGCTGCGTCAGCAGCCGGCCGTACCACAGCCGACAGACGAACCCCGTCCGGAGGCGGATGAGGTCAAGCACGATGAGCGGTCGGTCGAGCCGTCCGAAAGCTTTTTCTGGGGCATGTATCCGGTCTATTGACCTTTTCGCACTGCAGCATGGCGGCAGCCGGTTCGAGCGCCGGCCGTGCCTCATTCCGTCATCCGGCTGCGCTGGATCAAACAAAACATGTGCCTGCGTGTTAGCCATGTAAGGATGGGCGGCTTCATCCAAGCTGCCCGGTTCCTGATCCTGCGATGCAGGCTGGTTTTTGAAAGGCGCGCGCATGTCCGATATCCTGTGCATTACGCTCAATCCGACACTTGATCTGTCGAACGAGGTGGACCGGGTCGTGCCCACCCACAAGATGCGGGTGCGCAACCAGCGCCACGATGTTGGCGGCGGCGGCATCAATGTGGCCCGTGTCGTGGCGGAACTCGGTGGCGCTGTGGATGCGCTGGTGCTCTCCGGGGGCGCGAGCGGCACCATTCTGGAGGCGGGGTTAAAGGCGCTGCCTGTCGGCGTGCACGTCTTCCCGATGGCTGGCGATGTGCGGATCGCCTTCATGGTCTACGAGCAGCAGACCGGCCAGGAATATCGTTTCGTGCCCGAAGGACCGCTCGTCAGCGAGGCTGAGCTTCAGCCGCTGCTCGATTTTCTCGAGACCCATCCGGCGCGTTTTGTCGTGGCGAGCGGCAGCCTGCCGCGCGGTCTTGCGGCGGAGACCTATGCCCGCATGGCAAGGATCGCGCGGCGCACCGGTGCGCGCTTCGTGCTGGATGCCTCCGGCGATGTTCTCTCGGCGGCCCTGGACGAGGGCGGCATCTTTCTGTTCAAACCCAGTCTCAGCGAGTTGGAGAAACTCGCTGGTCAAAGTTTCTCCATCGAAGCCGCCAGCCAGTTTGCCGGCGACCTTGTCGCGCGTGGTTCGGTCGAGAACGTAGCGCTCACGCTTGGTGCAGACGGCGCCATGCTGATCCATGCCGAGGGCGTGTTCCGCATGCCGGCAATCCCCGTTCCGGTCCGCTCGGCGGTCGGTGCGGGCGACAGTTTCGTCGGTGCCATGGTCTGGGCGCTGTCGCAGGGGCAGGGGATGCGGGAGGCTTTCCGCTTCGGCGTTGCGGCGGGTGCAGCGGCGGTCATGACGCCCGGCACGGAGCTTTGCCGGCGGGCCGATATCCTCAGCCTCTACGCCAAGGCCTGCGCCGATCAGCATGAGGCCCAGGCTGCACGCTGGACGGCAGGCTGAGCAAGATTTCTCGTCGAAGTTTGACGAAGATCAAGAGGGGCGCGGGCTGCTTCGCCTAGTTTGCCTGCAGCCGGCCGTCAGGCCCGAGCAGTTGCAAGGAGAAAGACAATGTTGTTCAAGACCGTTCTAGCCGTCATCGGCAGCAAGGATCAGGCG contains:
- a CDS encoding 1-phosphofructokinase family hexose kinase; its protein translation is MSDILCITLNPTLDLSNEVDRVVPTHKMRVRNQRHDVGGGGINVARVVAELGGAVDALVLSGGASGTILEAGLKALPVGVHVFPMAGDVRIAFMVYEQQTGQEYRFVPEGPLVSEAELQPLLDFLETHPARFVVASGSLPRGLAAETYARMARIARRTGARFVLDASGDVLSAALDEGGIFLFKPSLSELEKLAGQSFSIEAASQFAGDLVARGSVENVALTLGADGAMLIHAEGVFRMPAIPVPVRSAVGAGDSFVGAMVWALSQGQGMREAFRFGVAAGAAAVMTPGTELCRRADILSLYAKACADQHEAQAARWTAG
- a CDS encoding helix-turn-helix domain-containing protein, which gives rise to MTISQTDFDTKNSVSIASTIADARRTAGYSLEDLAIACGLTVQELEVIETGADLDPSRLQRVAAALKLRSLTI